From Mustela erminea isolate mMusErm1 chromosome 1, mMusErm1.Pri, whole genome shotgun sequence, a single genomic window includes:
- the MEF2B gene encoding myocyte-specific enhancer factor 2B isoform X1, whose amino-acid sequence MHIFTAPPNQLPRGRGRPFWRHLWPRRARSALLRLPDPSASVQRAPGPAGQGSSTQPGTMGRKKIQISRILDQRNRQVTFTKRKFGLMKKAYELSVLCDCEIALIIFNSANRLFQYASTDMDRVLLKYTEYSEPHESRTNTDILETLKRRGVGLDGPELEPDEGPDGPGEKLRRLAGDGGDPALPRPRLYPAAPTMPSPDMVYGALPPPGCDPSGLGEALPAQSRPSPFRPAAPKAGPPGLAHPLFSPSHLASKTPPPLYLAADGRRPDLPGSLAGARGGLSTSRGLYGSLQSPCSATAPGPPLGSFPFLPAGPPEYGLGDPPPPPGLLQPPTLAPWQHSRGDGPPAAPPQPSGSRSLSEEGPPARGASPPTPPVSIKSERLSPAPGGPGDFPKTFPYPLLLSRPLAEPLRPGPPLRRLPTADGWAR is encoded by the exons ATGCACATATTCACCGCCCCACCCAATCAGCTcccgcgggggcggggccgcccATTCTGGAGGCACCTGTGGCCGCGCCGCGCTCGGAGCGCTTTGCTGCGGCTGCCAGACCCGTCCGCGAGCGTCCAGAGGGCCCCGGGCCCAGCAG GCCAAGGTAGCTCCACCCAGCCTGGCacaatggggaggaaaaaaatccagatCTCACGCATTCTGGACCAAAGGAATCGGCAG GTGACATTTACGAAGCGGAAGTTCGGGCTGATGAAGAAGGCCTATGAGCTGAGCGTGCTCTGCGACTGTGAGATCGCCCTCATCATCTTCAACAGCGCCAATCGCCTCTTCCAGTATGCCAGCACAGACATGGACCGCGTGCTCCTGAAGTACACGGAGTACAGCGAGCCCCACGAGAGCCGCACCAACACCGACATCCTCGAG ACACTGAAGAGGAGGGGTGTGGGCCTCGATGGACCAGAGCTGGAGCCCGATGAAGGGCCTGACGGGCCAGGAGAGAAGCTGCGGAGGTTGGCAGGTGACGGGGGTGACCCAGCCTTGCCCCGGCCCCGGCTCTAT CCTGCAGCCCCTACGATGCCCAGCCCGGACATGGTATATggggccctgcctcccccaggctGCGACCCCAGTGGGCTTGGGGAGGCCCTTCCTGCCCAGAGCCGCCCATCCCCTTTCCGGCCAGCAGCCCCCAAAGCTGGGCCCCCAG GCCTGGCACACCCTCTCTTCTCACCAAGCCACCTTGCCAGCAAGACACCACCGCCCCTGTACTTAGCAGCGGACGGGCGGAGGCCTGACCTGCCTGGAAGCCTGGCGGGGGCCCGAGGGGGACTAAGCACCTCA AGAGGCCTCTACGGTAGCCTACAGAGTCCATGCTCCGCCACAGCTCCAGGACCCCCACTCGGGAGTTTCCCCTTCCTCCCGGCAGGTCCCCCAG AATATGGTCTGGGAGACCCCCCTCCGCCCCCTGGCCTGCTTcagccccccaccctggccccctgGCAGCATTCGAGGGGTGATGGGCCCCCAgccgccccaccccagcccag TGGGAGCCGTAGCCTGAGTGAGGAGGGTCCCCCCGCCCGTGGCGCCTCCCCGCCGACCCCCCCAGTCAGCATCAAGTCCGAACGCCTGTCGCCGGCCCCCGGGGGCCCCGGCGACTTTCCCAAGACTTTCCCCTATCCCTTGCTCCTGTCACGGCCCCTGGCAGAGCCCCTACGGCCCGGGCCCCCCCTGCGCCGGCTGCCCACAGCCGACGGCTGGGCTCGATAG
- the MEF2B gene encoding myocyte-specific enhancer factor 2B isoform X2: MHIFTAPPNQLPRGRGRPFWRHLWPRRARSALLRLPDPSASVQRAPGPAGQGSSTQPGTMGRKKIQISRILDQRNRQVTFTKRKFGLMKKAYELSVLCDCEIALIIFNSANRLFQYASTDMDRVLLKYTEYSEPHESRTNTDILETLKRRGVGLDGPELEPDEGPDGPGEKLRRLAGDGGDPALPRPRLYPAAPTMPSPDMVYGALPPPGCDPSGLGEALPAQSRPSPFRPAAPKAGPPGLAHPLFSPSHLASKTPPPLYLAADGRRPDLPGSLAGARGGLSTSRGLYGSLQSPCSATAPGPPLGSFPFLPAGPPVGAVA, from the exons ATGCACATATTCACCGCCCCACCCAATCAGCTcccgcgggggcggggccgcccATTCTGGAGGCACCTGTGGCCGCGCCGCGCTCGGAGCGCTTTGCTGCGGCTGCCAGACCCGTCCGCGAGCGTCCAGAGGGCCCCGGGCCCAGCAG GCCAAGGTAGCTCCACCCAGCCTGGCacaatggggaggaaaaaaatccagatCTCACGCATTCTGGACCAAAGGAATCGGCAG GTGACATTTACGAAGCGGAAGTTCGGGCTGATGAAGAAGGCCTATGAGCTGAGCGTGCTCTGCGACTGTGAGATCGCCCTCATCATCTTCAACAGCGCCAATCGCCTCTTCCAGTATGCCAGCACAGACATGGACCGCGTGCTCCTGAAGTACACGGAGTACAGCGAGCCCCACGAGAGCCGCACCAACACCGACATCCTCGAG ACACTGAAGAGGAGGGGTGTGGGCCTCGATGGACCAGAGCTGGAGCCCGATGAAGGGCCTGACGGGCCAGGAGAGAAGCTGCGGAGGTTGGCAGGTGACGGGGGTGACCCAGCCTTGCCCCGGCCCCGGCTCTAT CCTGCAGCCCCTACGATGCCCAGCCCGGACATGGTATATggggccctgcctcccccaggctGCGACCCCAGTGGGCTTGGGGAGGCCCTTCCTGCCCAGAGCCGCCCATCCCCTTTCCGGCCAGCAGCCCCCAAAGCTGGGCCCCCAG GCCTGGCACACCCTCTCTTCTCACCAAGCCACCTTGCCAGCAAGACACCACCGCCCCTGTACTTAGCAGCGGACGGGCGGAGGCCTGACCTGCCTGGAAGCCTGGCGGGGGCCCGAGGGGGACTAAGCACCTCA AGAGGCCTCTACGGTAGCCTACAGAGTCCATGCTCCGCCACAGCTCCAGGACCCCCACTCGGGAGTTTCCCCTTCCTCCCGGCAGGTCCCCCAG TGGGAGCCGTAGCCTGA